A genomic window from Acinetobacter chinensis includes:
- a CDS encoding DUF6500 family protein yields MTPDLKTRIIQICDTKIAKKGEDVGISFYAFFANKNTDPESLMQVATWWIQTHQLDHFEKAVKIKQLILSEHEH; encoded by the coding sequence ATGACACCTGACCTTAAAACTAGAATCATCCAGATCTGTGATACTAAAATTGCAAAAAAGGGAGAGGATGTCGGTATTTCTTTTTATGCTTTTTTTGCCAACAAAAATACTGATCCTGAAAGTCTGATGCAGGTTGCCACCTGGTGGATTCAGACCCATCAGCTCGATCATTTTGAAAAAGCCGTGAAAATTAAACAGCTTATTCTTTCAGAACATGAGCATTAA
- the apbC gene encoding iron-sulfur cluster carrier protein ApbC, translated as MSWLSSLKSVFSPSKEVNEEAVQNVLQSYVLPASENLLKDRIEQVNVQGQVLQITVNTYPEEAEHLQKIHDDLADALEKCGITELNMHVIQQKTGHAGCGHDHQKGESCSSQPKAAKTELPPVTDASGQVAQAAPAEADPNNPPITKAAPQQRDIPKHPRIQHVILVSSGKGGVGKSTTTVNLALAMQKLGLKVGVLDADIYGPSIPTMLGNAGQTPMIEAENFVPLEAYGMAVLSIGHLIGKENTPVAWRGAKATGALMQLFNQTLWPELDVLVIDMPPGTGDIQLTLAQRIPVTGAVIVTTPQNVALMDAVKGIELFNRVQIPVMGVVENMSTHVCSNCGHEEQIFGTGGGDTLSEQYDIPLLGRLPLNVQIRENADAGKPSVVAEDAAAESYITIAQQLIEKLPKAEKDKSRIF; from the coding sequence ATGTCGTGGCTTTCTTCACTAAAATCTGTCTTTTCGCCATCGAAAGAGGTCAACGAAGAAGCTGTTCAGAATGTACTCCAGTCTTATGTACTGCCTGCATCTGAAAATCTGTTAAAGGACAGAATTGAACAGGTTAATGTTCAGGGACAGGTCTTACAGATTACGGTCAATACCTATCCTGAAGAAGCAGAACATTTACAGAAAATTCATGATGATCTGGCAGATGCCCTGGAAAAATGTGGCATCACAGAACTGAATATGCACGTGATTCAGCAGAAAACAGGTCATGCCGGCTGTGGACATGATCACCAGAAAGGTGAAAGCTGTTCAAGTCAGCCGAAAGCTGCAAAAACTGAACTGCCTCCTGTTACAGATGCATCAGGTCAGGTGGCTCAGGCAGCACCTGCAGAAGCTGATCCTAACAATCCACCGATTACCAAAGCTGCACCGCAGCAGCGTGATATTCCAAAGCATCCGCGTATTCAGCATGTCATTCTGGTTTCATCAGGCAAAGGCGGTGTGGGTAAATCAACCACGACTGTCAACCTTGCCTTGGCTATGCAGAAACTTGGGCTGAAAGTAGGCGTACTGGATGCCGATATTTATGGTCCAAGTATTCCAACCATGCTGGGAAATGCCGGTCAGACGCCAATGATTGAAGCGGAAAATTTTGTTCCGCTTGAAGCTTATGGGATGGCGGTATTATCTATTGGGCATCTGATTGGAAAAGAAAATACACCGGTTGCCTGGCGTGGTGCAAAAGCAACGGGTGCTTTAATGCAGCTGTTCAATCAGACCTTATGGCCTGAACTGGATGTACTGGTGATTGATATGCCGCCAGGTACAGGCGACATTCAGCTGACTCTTGCACAGCGTATACCTGTGACGGGTGCGGTCATTGTGACGACTCCTCAGAATGTCGCTCTGATGGATGCAGTTAAAGGAATTGAACTGTTTAACCGTGTTCAGATTCCTGTGATGGGTGTGGTGGAAAATATGTCGACGCATGTCTGCTCAAACTGCGGTCATGAAGAACAGATATTTGGTACAGGTGGCGGAGACACGCTCTCTGAACAGTATGATATTCCATTACTTGGGCGTTTACCGCTCAATGTGCAGATCCGTGAAAATGCAGATGCGGGTAAACCTTCAGTGGTTGCAGAAGATGCTGCTGCTGAAAGCTATATAACAATCGCTCAGCAGTTGATTGAAAAACTGCCGAAAGCTGAAAAAGACAAAAGCCGTATTTTCTGA
- a CDS encoding putative quinol monooxygenase, with protein MLKLIAEDFIQVDQIDEVLPLYQELIDKTRQEPGCISYVLFHDLKEPGHFVFIEEWIDRAALDAHVQSEHFQRLVPLIDQYICKNPVFTHLQTFESFQQTRLNAHVLKE; from the coding sequence ATGTTGAAACTGATAGCAGAAGACTTTATTCAGGTCGATCAAATTGATGAAGTTCTACCGCTGTATCAGGAACTGATTGATAAAACCAGACAGGAACCAGGTTGTATTTCCTATGTGCTTTTTCATGATCTGAAAGAACCAGGACATTTTGTTTTTATTGAGGAATGGATTGATCGTGCAGCTCTGGATGCGCACGTTCAGTCAGAGCACTTCCAGCGGCTGGTTCCTTTGATTGATCAGTATATCTGTAAAAATCCTGTATTTACCCATTTGCAGACTTTTGAAAGTTTTCAGCAGACGAGGCTTAATGCTCATGTTCTGAAAGAATAA